In one window of Ananas comosus cultivar F153 unplaced genomic scaffold, ASM154086v1, whole genome shotgun sequence DNA:
- the LOC109705664 gene encoding anaphase-promoting complex subunit 1-like has product MVCHTLRSLGKAMVLLRQGKCFKYGCGGNSADPYYVLESFQNFVLRFGLFENLNFVKVVEGLLRCKSWNPYLFCNIDDALFDEWIRALKYDNLYPTYRSVFKWNQGPVFLATDIDGMPIICFLFSEQRILLAVRLQIDEANDDVLIDIKPHMSWNYINGHFPPLICRDKSLVVSLARKIVSFYSLLLGAERTGRKLSTGVYCEVANGSVRTVGELTVLAMVGERFGRQYLDLLPVGVSLPLRHALDKCRESPPTDWPASAYVLVGREDLAMAKLGSLKSQDDVNLTSISVPYMLHLRPVTSPSFVSDITRSDSLNPEDSDSLYRSVEDGMEHIFNSSTQLRYGHDLRFNEVRRLLCSARPVAIHMSVNPSASNQDLQQVSDVSSAVIFIHNLIAFRFNILIAEAHTVGSDIRLLALFSFSFSWVEKLEIVVL; this is encoded by the exons ATGGTGTGCCACACGCTGCGGTCGCTAGGCAAGGCCATGGTGCTCCTCCGacagggcaagtgcttcaagtatGGCTGCGGCGGCAATAGTGCTGACCCCTACTATGTCCTTGAGTCATTCCAAA ATTTTGTTTTAAGATTCGGGCTCTTTGAGAATCTAAATTTCGTAAAAGTTGTCGAAGGATTGCTGCGGTGCAAGTCCTGGAACCCCTATCTGTTCTGCAACATTGATGATGCTCTATTTGATGAATGGATAAGAGCTCTCAAGTATGACAATTTGTACCCTACATACAGGTCAGTTTTCAAGTGGAACCAAGGGCCA GTGTTCCTGGCAACTGATATAGATGGAATGCCGATTATTTGCTTTCTATTTAGTGAGCAAAGGATATTGCTTGCTGTCAGGCTTCAAATTGATGAAGCTAATGATGATGTTCTTATTGACATTAAACCTCATATGAGTTGGA ATTACATAAATGGGCATTTTCCTCCTCTGATATGTAGAGATAAAAGTCTTGTTGTAAGCTTGGCCAGGAAAATAGTTTCTTTCTATAGTTTGCTATTAGGTGCAGAAAGGACAGGCAGGAAGCTTTCCACCGGAGTATATTGTGAAGTTGCTAATGGATCAGTTAGAACTGTGGGGGAACTTACTGTCTTAGCTATGGTTGGTGAGAGATTTGGGCGACAATATTTGGACTTACTGCCTGTTGGCGTATCACTCCCTCTGCGTCAC GCACTGGACAAATGTCGTGAATCTCCACCTACTGATTGGCCCGCCTCTGCTTATGTTCTGGTTGGCCGTGAGGACTTAGCTATGGCAAAGTTGGGATCCCTAAAATCTCAAGATGATGTTAATTTAACTTCCATCTCAGTACCATACATGCTTCATTTGCGACCTGTGACTTCTCCTTCATTTGTTTCTGACATCACAAGATCAGATTCTTTGAATCCGGAGGACTCTGATTCTCTTTATAGGTCTGTGGAAGATGGCATGGAACATATTTTCAACTCAAGCACACAATTGCGATATGGCCATGATCTGCGATTCAATGAG GTTAGACGGCTTTTATGCTCAGCAAGACCTGTGGCTATACATATGTCTGTTAATCCTAGTGCGTCTAATCAGGATCTTCAACAG gTTTCAGACGTATCTAGCGCTGTAATATTCATCCACAACCTCATTGCCTTCAg GTTCAACATCTTAATTGCCGAGGCTCACACGGTTGGATCTGATATTAGATTATTAGCtttgttttcattttctttctcttggGTTGAAAAGCTAGAAATTGTTGTATTGTGA